The following are from one region of the Nicotiana tomentosiformis chromosome 7, ASM39032v3, whole genome shotgun sequence genome:
- the LOC138896528 gene encoding uncharacterized protein isoform X2, which translates to MSHFLWLSRVNLTQTDSPTPYSKHFKPEIIRDFSVSDGEWFSMGCTNPHFMDYIDHAEGTRFANEDARDNSSLLSEESSSSTAVVGDLDRQQKMNSNNKRRSQDISDWSKETKLCEKLFAKGRNCNRNDIQQGKEMDEPTKLSWPPNQSSAKAAHYHPAFYEKRSGLNNDGLREARHDPGEPNSRSRSFFQTSGSKKHVSTCEYASSCFMSEPMIFELGSPRCAYQNLFQDPKKGCGSEDSLHVLGSRGTVTGNVVRDVGMRPDFLSGGDKGVDMQAFDSRQVDPKTEVSGRCKGLSSGKEKSLDGSGSVNKCSDCEEPKEKTPEADRTRLFNYSERAEETSSSVEISTVLKGDKDGSDKNQDSSNKNQDTQSALRCQAGDGVTEADSRSPVTENNRQCIGLHCPILSNISFCEL; encoded by the exons ATGTCGCATTTTCTGTGGTTATCACGTGTTAATCTCACTCAAACAGATTCACCTACTCCCTATTCCAAGCACTTCAAACCAGAGATTATCAGAGATTTCAGTGTCTCAGATGGAGAATG GTTTTCCATGGGATGTACAAATCCTCATTTTATGGATTATATAGATCATGCTGAGGGGACGCGGTTCGCAAATGAAGATGCAAGGGACAATTCGAGTTTATTGAG CGAAGAATCATCTTCGTCCACTGCAG TGGTGGGTGACTTGGACAGACAACAAAAGATGAACTCAAATAATAAAAGGAGAAGCCAGGATATATCCGATTGGAGCAAGGAGACCAAGTTGTGTGAGAAGTTATTTGCTAAGGGAAGAAACTGCAACCGGAATGATATTCAGCAAGGGAAAGAAATGGATGAGCCAACGAAGTTATCATGGCCACCGAACCAATCAAGTGCAAAGGCAGCTCATTACCATCCTGCTTTCTATGAGAAGAGGTCAGGCCTGAACAATGATGGATTGAGGGAGGCTAGACATGATCCAGGAGAGCCAAATTCAAGATCCAGATCTTTCTTCCAAACTTCAGGGTCCAAAAAACATGTATCCACATGTGAATATGCTTCCTCATGTTTTATGTCTGAACCAATGATTTTTGAACTAGGTAGCCCCAGGTGCGCCTACCAGAACTTGTTTCAGGACCCCAAGAAGGGCTGTGGGTCTGAGGATTCATTGCATGTTCTTGGTTCCCGGGGCACAGTTACAGGAAATGTTGTAAGAGATGTAGGTATGAGACCTGATTTCCTGAGTGGTGGAGATAAAGGTGTTGATATGCAGGCATTTGATAGCAGGCAAGTTGACCCAAAAACTGAAGTTTCTGGCCGGTGCAAGGGTTTGTCTTCAGGAAAGGAGAAGTCATTGGATGGATCAGGTTCTGTCAATAAGTGTAGTGACTGTGAGGAACCAAAAGAAAAAACTCCAGAAGCGGACAGGACAAGATTGTTTAACTATTCTGAACGTGCAGAAGAAACATCTTCATCTGTAGAGATATCCACTGTATTGAAGGGGGATAAGGACGGTTCAGATAAAAATCAGgacagttccaataaaaatcaggACACTCAATCTGCACTTAGATGTCAAGCAGGAGATGGAG TTACAGAAGCAGACAGCAGGTCTCCAGTTACAGAGAATAACAGGCAGTGTATAG GCCTTCATTGTCCTATCCTGTCTAATATCAGTTTCTGTGAACTTTAG
- the LOC138896528 gene encoding uncharacterized protein isoform X1, which produces MSHFLWLSRVNLTQTDSPTPYSKHFKPEIIRDFSVSDGEWFSMGCTNPHFMDYIDHAEGTRFANEDARDNSSLLSEESSSSTAVVGDLDRQQKMNSNNKRRSQDISDWSKETKLCEKLFAKGRNCNRNDIQQGKEMDEPTKLSWPPNQSSAKAAHYHPAFYEKRSGLNNDGLREARHDPGEPNSRSRSFFQTSGSKKHVSTCEYASSCFMSEPMIFELGSPRCAYQNLFQDPKKGCGSEDSLHVLGSRGTVTGNVVRDVGMRPDFLSGGDKGVDMQAFDSRQVDPKTEVSGRCKGLSSGKEKSLDGSGSVNKCSDCEEPKEKTPEADRTRLFNYSERAEETSSSVEISTVLKGDKDGSDKNQDSSNKNQDTQSALRCQAGDGVTEADSRSPVTENNRQCIDDQYYPEEIQGFFNPAPISVLSLSSINIVYCRTISRWSFDKSKCVCFQIYTKRAGLHCPILSNISFCEL; this is translated from the exons ATGTCGCATTTTCTGTGGTTATCACGTGTTAATCTCACTCAAACAGATTCACCTACTCCCTATTCCAAGCACTTCAAACCAGAGATTATCAGAGATTTCAGTGTCTCAGATGGAGAATG GTTTTCCATGGGATGTACAAATCCTCATTTTATGGATTATATAGATCATGCTGAGGGGACGCGGTTCGCAAATGAAGATGCAAGGGACAATTCGAGTTTATTGAG CGAAGAATCATCTTCGTCCACTGCAG TGGTGGGTGACTTGGACAGACAACAAAAGATGAACTCAAATAATAAAAGGAGAAGCCAGGATATATCCGATTGGAGCAAGGAGACCAAGTTGTGTGAGAAGTTATTTGCTAAGGGAAGAAACTGCAACCGGAATGATATTCAGCAAGGGAAAGAAATGGATGAGCCAACGAAGTTATCATGGCCACCGAACCAATCAAGTGCAAAGGCAGCTCATTACCATCCTGCTTTCTATGAGAAGAGGTCAGGCCTGAACAATGATGGATTGAGGGAGGCTAGACATGATCCAGGAGAGCCAAATTCAAGATCCAGATCTTTCTTCCAAACTTCAGGGTCCAAAAAACATGTATCCACATGTGAATATGCTTCCTCATGTTTTATGTCTGAACCAATGATTTTTGAACTAGGTAGCCCCAGGTGCGCCTACCAGAACTTGTTTCAGGACCCCAAGAAGGGCTGTGGGTCTGAGGATTCATTGCATGTTCTTGGTTCCCGGGGCACAGTTACAGGAAATGTTGTAAGAGATGTAGGTATGAGACCTGATTTCCTGAGTGGTGGAGATAAAGGTGTTGATATGCAGGCATTTGATAGCAGGCAAGTTGACCCAAAAACTGAAGTTTCTGGCCGGTGCAAGGGTTTGTCTTCAGGAAAGGAGAAGTCATTGGATGGATCAGGTTCTGTCAATAAGTGTAGTGACTGTGAGGAACCAAAAGAAAAAACTCCAGAAGCGGACAGGACAAGATTGTTTAACTATTCTGAACGTGCAGAAGAAACATCTTCATCTGTAGAGATATCCACTGTATTGAAGGGGGATAAGGACGGTTCAGATAAAAATCAGgacagttccaataaaaatcaggACACTCAATCTGCACTTAGATGTCAAGCAGGAGATGGAG TTACAGAAGCAGACAGCAGGTCTCCAGTTACAGAGAATAACAGGCAGTGTATAG ATGACCAATACTATCCAGAAGAAATTCAAGGTTTCTTCAACCCAGCTCCTATATCAGTCTTGTCCCTATCAAGCATTAACATTGTTTATTGTAGGACCATTTCTAGATGGTCTTTTGACAAATCAAAATGTGTTTGCTTTCAAATATACACCAAACGTGCTG GCCTTCATTGTCCTATCCTGTCTAATATCAGTTTCTGTGAACTTTAG
- the LOC138896528 gene encoding uncharacterized protein isoform X3, producing MSHFLWLSRVNLTQTDSPTPYSKHFKPEIIRDFSVSDGEWFSMGCTNPHFMDYIDHAEGTRFANEDARDNSSLLSEESSSSTAVVGDLDRQQKMNSNNKRRSQDISDWSKETKLCEKLFAKGRNCNRNDIQQGKEMDEPTKLSWPPNQSSAKAAHYHPAFYEKRSGLNNDGLREARHDPGEPNSRSRSFFQTSGSKKHVSTCEYASSCFMSEPMIFELGSPRCAYQNLFQDPKKGCGSEDSLHVLGSRGTVTGNVVRDVGMRPDFLSGGDKGVDMQAFDSRQVDPKTEVSGRCKGLSSGKEKSLDGSGSVNKCSDCEEPKEKTPEADRTRLFNYSERAEETSSSVEISTVLKGDKDGSDKNQDSSNKNQDTQSALRCQAGDGVTEADSRSPVTENNRQCIVGISRLHLVFFS from the exons ATGTCGCATTTTCTGTGGTTATCACGTGTTAATCTCACTCAAACAGATTCACCTACTCCCTATTCCAAGCACTTCAAACCAGAGATTATCAGAGATTTCAGTGTCTCAGATGGAGAATG GTTTTCCATGGGATGTACAAATCCTCATTTTATGGATTATATAGATCATGCTGAGGGGACGCGGTTCGCAAATGAAGATGCAAGGGACAATTCGAGTTTATTGAG CGAAGAATCATCTTCGTCCACTGCAG TGGTGGGTGACTTGGACAGACAACAAAAGATGAACTCAAATAATAAAAGGAGAAGCCAGGATATATCCGATTGGAGCAAGGAGACCAAGTTGTGTGAGAAGTTATTTGCTAAGGGAAGAAACTGCAACCGGAATGATATTCAGCAAGGGAAAGAAATGGATGAGCCAACGAAGTTATCATGGCCACCGAACCAATCAAGTGCAAAGGCAGCTCATTACCATCCTGCTTTCTATGAGAAGAGGTCAGGCCTGAACAATGATGGATTGAGGGAGGCTAGACATGATCCAGGAGAGCCAAATTCAAGATCCAGATCTTTCTTCCAAACTTCAGGGTCCAAAAAACATGTATCCACATGTGAATATGCTTCCTCATGTTTTATGTCTGAACCAATGATTTTTGAACTAGGTAGCCCCAGGTGCGCCTACCAGAACTTGTTTCAGGACCCCAAGAAGGGCTGTGGGTCTGAGGATTCATTGCATGTTCTTGGTTCCCGGGGCACAGTTACAGGAAATGTTGTAAGAGATGTAGGTATGAGACCTGATTTCCTGAGTGGTGGAGATAAAGGTGTTGATATGCAGGCATTTGATAGCAGGCAAGTTGACCCAAAAACTGAAGTTTCTGGCCGGTGCAAGGGTTTGTCTTCAGGAAAGGAGAAGTCATTGGATGGATCAGGTTCTGTCAATAAGTGTAGTGACTGTGAGGAACCAAAAGAAAAAACTCCAGAAGCGGACAGGACAAGATTGTTTAACTATTCTGAACGTGCAGAAGAAACATCTTCATCTGTAGAGATATCCACTGTATTGAAGGGGGATAAGGACGGTTCAGATAAAAATCAGgacagttccaataaaaatcaggACACTCAATCTGCACTTAGATGTCAAGCAGGAGATGGAG TTACAGAAGCAGACAGCAGGTCTCCAGTTACAGAGAATAACAGGCAGTGTATAG TAGGAATATCCAGATTGCACTTGGTATTCTTCTCCTAG